From the genome of Mycobacterium dioxanotrophicus, one region includes:
- a CDS encoding phage holin family protein has product MTSFLLRAGLTGLALWIVTLIVPGMSFVGGDTTLARVGIIFVVAVIFGVVNAIIKPIVQILSIPLYILTLGLIHIVINALMLWITSRITESTTHWGLQINEFWWTAIWAAIVLSIVSWLLSLVWQPER; this is encoded by the coding sequence ATGACCTCATTTCTGTTGCGCGCCGGGCTGACCGGGCTCGCGCTGTGGATCGTGACGCTGATCGTGCCGGGAATGAGTTTCGTCGGCGGCGACACCACGCTGGCGCGCGTCGGGATCATCTTCGTCGTCGCGGTGATCTTCGGCGTCGTCAACGCCATCATCAAACCGATCGTGCAGATCCTCTCGATACCGCTCTACATCCTGACGCTCGGACTCATCCACATCGTGATCAACGCACTCATGCTGTGGATCACGTCGCGGATCACCGAGAGCACCACCCACTGGGGCTTGCAGATCAACGAGTTCTGGTGGACCGCGATCTGGGCGGCGATCGTGCTGTCGATCGTCAGCTGGCTACTGTCGCTGGTCTGGCAGCCCGAGCGCTGA
- a CDS encoding IclR family transcriptional regulator, whose product MQKKAHRTIEKPAYLLESVDNALRLLQMLRDVGALRLKDAAEELNIAPSTAHRLLAMLVYRGFAVQDEKRQYHPGPAMGAGPAQRGWTREFTDTCRPHLEALALACGETVHLEIRVGAQIRFLTSVESNATLRVGDRQGQVLAAELTSGGRALLAELSDDALAALYPAEQLAALHKELAGIRAAGFALNVEQTEEGVAAFAVAVHNRAGRAVAAVSVAVPTVRYRRHAKGELIPTLKRAVRELELDVADIDPI is encoded by the coding sequence GTGCAGAAGAAGGCGCATCGAACCATCGAGAAGCCGGCCTATCTGCTGGAGTCCGTCGACAACGCGCTGCGGCTGCTGCAGATGCTGCGCGATGTCGGGGCACTGCGCCTCAAGGACGCGGCAGAGGAGCTGAACATCGCCCCGTCGACCGCGCACCGGCTGCTGGCCATGTTGGTCTACCGGGGGTTCGCGGTGCAGGACGAGAAGCGGCAGTACCACCCGGGTCCGGCGATGGGCGCCGGACCGGCGCAGCGCGGCTGGACCCGAGAATTCACCGACACCTGCCGCCCACACCTGGAGGCACTCGCGCTGGCCTGTGGCGAAACCGTGCACCTGGAGATCCGGGTCGGCGCGCAGATCCGGTTCCTCACTTCAGTCGAATCGAACGCCACATTGCGAGTGGGCGATCGCCAGGGCCAGGTGCTGGCCGCCGAACTCACCTCCGGTGGCCGGGCACTGCTCGCCGAGCTCTCCGACGACGCGCTCGCGGCGCTCTACCCTGCCGAACAGCTCGCCGCGTTACACAAGGAGCTGGCAGGTATCCGGGCTGCCGGGTTCGCCCTCAACGTCGAGCAGACCGAGGAGGGCGTCGCGGCGTTCGCGGTCGCTGTCCACAACCGGGCGGGCCGGGCGGTGGCCGCGGTCAGCGTCGCCGTGCCCACCGTCCGATACCGGCGCCACGCCAAGGGCGAGCTCATCCCCACGCTCAAACGCGCGGTCCGCGAACTGGAGCTCGACGTCGCGGACATCGACCCCATCTAA
- a CDS encoding FAD-dependent monooxygenase, which yields MSSLDGTHVIIAGGGIGGAASAFALARKGARVTLFERSAEFGEVGAGLQVGPHGSRILQSWGLLDEVLADGVLPRSIVFRDAITAEELTRVDLGDEYRARYGGPYFVTHRSDLHATLVAAARAAGAELYTGLTVTDVVTEADRAYVTTDDGRTHQADVALALDGIKSRLRAKIVDDQPVSSGYAAYRGTIPYADAELDEDITDVIGYIGPNCHFIQYPLRQGTMLNQVAVFRSPGYFAGVENWGGPGELDSAYEHCHQNIRRQLKHMWTDRWWPMYDREPIENWVDGRMMLLGDAAHPPLQYLASGAVMAIEDAKCIADYAAADYVPGGGNAAWPQILKNVNAERAPRCNRIVETCRFWGELWHVDGAGRIARNELFRTRDTSSYQYTDWLWSYSSDRVA from the coding sequence ATGTCGAGCCTGGACGGAACCCACGTCATCATTGCCGGAGGCGGAATCGGCGGCGCGGCAAGTGCATTCGCGCTCGCCCGCAAGGGCGCCCGGGTCACGCTGTTCGAGAGGTCAGCCGAGTTCGGTGAGGTGGGCGCCGGTCTGCAGGTCGGCCCGCACGGCTCGCGCATCCTGCAGTCCTGGGGCCTGCTCGACGAGGTGCTGGCCGACGGTGTGCTCCCGCGAAGCATCGTCTTTCGCGATGCGATCACCGCCGAGGAACTCACCCGGGTCGATCTCGGCGACGAATACCGGGCCCGCTACGGCGGACCGTACTTCGTCACCCACCGCAGCGATCTGCACGCCACGCTGGTGGCCGCCGCCCGCGCAGCGGGCGCCGAGCTGTACACCGGGCTGACCGTCACTGATGTGGTGACCGAAGCCGACCGGGCCTACGTCACCACCGACGATGGACGTACCCACCAGGCCGACGTCGCGCTGGCGCTGGACGGCATCAAATCCCGGTTACGCGCCAAGATCGTCGACGACCAGCCGGTGTCCTCGGGCTACGCCGCCTACCGCGGCACCATCCCGTACGCCGATGCCGAGTTGGACGAGGACATCACCGACGTCATCGGGTACATCGGGCCGAACTGCCACTTCATCCAATACCCGCTGCGCCAGGGCACGATGCTCAACCAGGTGGCCGTGTTCCGGTCGCCCGGATACTTCGCGGGTGTCGAAAACTGGGGTGGCCCGGGCGAACTCGACTCTGCCTACGAGCACTGCCACCAGAACATCCGCCGGCAGCTCAAGCACATGTGGACCGACCGGTGGTGGCCGATGTACGACCGGGAACCGATCGAGAACTGGGTCGACGGCCGGATGATGCTGCTGGGCGACGCCGCTCACCCGCCGCTGCAATACCTGGCCTCGGGCGCGGTCATGGCGATCGAGGACGCGAAGTGCATTGCCGACTACGCGGCGGCCGACTATGTGCCGGGCGGCGGCAATGCGGCATGGCCGCAGATTCTCAAGAATGTCAACGCCGAACGTGCGCCCCGCTGCAACCGCATCGTGGAGACCTGCCGGTTCTGGGGCGAGTTGTGGCATGTCGACGGCGCGGGTCGGATCGCGCGCAACGAGCTGTTTCGTACCCGTGACACGTCGTCGTACCAGTACACCGACTGGCTGTGGAGCTACTCGTCGGACCGCGTCGCCTGA
- a CDS encoding diiron oxygenase → MTSSVRAANAATRDEFAERLLKGSVRKSYAPVVDIDWDAPLDPDKFYLPPKTVSLYGTLLWDSMTRAQQIELSRQELVNTLSAGIWFENILNQALLRKMMHQDPTARATHYELTELGDETRHMVMFGRAIEKVDAKPVRPRLYQRMIINALPFAFRGSLLWVAALIGEEIFDSLQRQMMDDPELQPMIQRLMRIHVTEEARHIQFARDGLRKRTPTMPWITRAWVGNLNGVGGLFFRFLFTNKVQYHRVGLDARAARAMARASTHRHETQIAGFAPLGAFLEEVGLMGPIARRLWRRTGFLPAAARRGTGAPTDAGTGAEPDDDVYDGAAALQIADQEHPVRVRLTGHLDPIDGRYHWRGTILDAPNLVSIGPVRLGIESRCVDARITERTAQGSYSIVGVGAPPFALPNVEVTVVE, encoded by the coding sequence GTGACATCTTCGGTCAGGGCGGCCAACGCCGCCACACGTGACGAGTTCGCTGAGCGCCTGCTCAAGGGTTCGGTGCGCAAATCCTATGCACCGGTCGTGGACATCGACTGGGACGCACCGCTGGATCCCGACAAGTTCTACCTGCCCCCGAAGACGGTGTCGCTGTACGGAACGCTGTTGTGGGACAGCATGACCCGCGCCCAGCAGATCGAGCTGTCACGGCAGGAGCTGGTCAACACGCTCTCGGCGGGCATCTGGTTCGAGAACATCCTCAACCAGGCGCTGCTGCGCAAGATGATGCATCAGGACCCCACCGCCCGCGCCACCCACTACGAGCTCACCGAGCTGGGCGACGAAACCCGGCACATGGTGATGTTCGGCAGGGCGATCGAGAAGGTCGACGCCAAACCGGTGCGCCCGCGGCTGTATCAGCGCATGATCATCAACGCTCTGCCGTTCGCCTTCCGCGGTTCGTTGTTGTGGGTGGCCGCGTTGATCGGCGAGGAGATCTTCGACTCGCTGCAGCGGCAGATGATGGATGATCCGGAACTGCAGCCGATGATCCAGCGCCTCATGCGGATTCATGTCACCGAAGAGGCCAGGCACATCCAATTCGCCCGCGACGGGCTGCGCAAGCGCACGCCGACGATGCCGTGGATCACCCGCGCCTGGGTCGGCAACCTCAACGGCGTCGGTGGTCTGTTCTTCCGCTTCCTGTTCACCAACAAGGTGCAGTACCACCGTGTGGGCCTCGACGCCCGTGCGGCCCGTGCGATGGCCCGCGCGAGCACCCACCGGCATGAGACCCAGATCGCCGGGTTCGCCCCGCTGGGCGCGTTCCTGGAGGAGGTCGGGCTGATGGGCCCGATCGCTCGTCGGTTGTGGCGCCGCACCGGGTTCCTGCCCGCCGCCGCACGGCGTGGCACGGGGGCGCCGACGGACGCGGGCACGGGCGCCGAGCCCGACGACGACGTGTACGACGGCGCCGCGGCTCTGCAGATCGCCGACCAGGAACACCCCGTGCGGGTCCGCCTGACCGGGCACCTGGACCCCATCGATGGCCGATACCACTGGCGCGGAACGATTCTCGACGCACCGAACTTGGTCAGCATCGGCCCGGTGCGGCTCGGCATCGAATCCCGGTGCGTGGACGCGCGAATCACCGAACGCACCGCACAGGGCAGCTATTCGATCGTCGGCGTCGGCGCGCCGCCGTTCGCCCTGCCGAACGTCGAGGTCACCGTCGTCGAGTGA
- the cobF gene encoding precorrin-6A synthase (deacetylating), whose amino-acid sequence MRHIHVIGIGAGDPDYVTAQAVSALNHTQVFFAMDKGPRRGTDTDELVALRRAICERFITHAPGEPGYRFVELVDPPRATTGEYTSAVADWHAERAKIWAQAIETELGPDGVGAFLAWGDPSLYDSTLRILDRVAEHVEFDYDVIPGITAVQALTARHRIPLNDIGEPVLITTGRRLRDEGISGTAVVMLDAECSFQECPQQTRIWWGAYLGTPDEILFAGRVGEVGEQIVAARAEARERHGWIMDTYLLRSAD is encoded by the coding sequence GTGCGCCACATCCATGTCATCGGTATCGGCGCGGGCGATCCCGACTACGTCACGGCACAAGCGGTTTCCGCGCTCAACCACACACAGGTGTTCTTCGCGATGGACAAGGGCCCGCGGCGGGGGACGGATACCGATGAGCTGGTCGCGCTGCGACGAGCCATCTGCGAACGGTTCATTACGCACGCACCGGGGGAGCCTGGCTACCGGTTCGTCGAACTGGTCGACCCGCCGCGGGCGACGACCGGCGAATACACCAGCGCTGTCGCCGACTGGCATGCCGAGCGGGCCAAGATCTGGGCACAGGCCATCGAGACCGAACTCGGACCGGACGGTGTCGGTGCGTTTCTGGCGTGGGGGGATCCGTCGCTGTACGACAGCACGCTGCGCATCCTCGACCGGGTCGCCGAGCACGTGGAATTCGACTACGACGTCATTCCGGGCATCACCGCCGTCCAGGCGCTGACCGCGCGGCATCGCATACCGCTCAACGACATCGGCGAGCCGGTGCTGATCACCACGGGCCGCCGGTTGCGCGATGAGGGCATCTCCGGCACCGCGGTGGTGATGCTCGACGCCGAATGCTCGTTCCAGGAGTGCCCGCAGCAGACCCGGATCTGGTGGGGTGCCTACCTCGGTACGCCCGACGAGATCCTCTTCGCCGGCCGGGTCGGCGAGGTGGGCGAGCAGATCGTCGCGGCGCGGGCCGAAGCGCGCGAACGCCACGGCTGGATCATGGACACCTACCTACTGCGATCGGCAGACTGA
- a CDS encoding fumarylacetoacetate hydrolase family protein, with protein sequence MKLATLRLAGGTAAVRVNADNRTATVVVGHPDLSSLLDQADWRTIAAQADGATISLDDADYAPVVPRPGKIVCVGLNYATHIKEMGRELPQYPTLFAKWAEALTGPYDDVIVPEYAAAELDWEAELAFVIGRQAYQVPEAEAIDYIAGYSVINDYTMRDYQYRTLQWDQGKNFEKTSGFGPFLVTDYQLGTTIEARLDGEVMQHASTDDLVFTPAALVSYISHIVTLQPGDVVITGTTGGVGHARKPPRHIGNGQTVEVSIDGLGTVRNRTIVK encoded by the coding sequence ATGAAACTCGCCACGCTGCGCCTGGCCGGTGGCACCGCCGCGGTCCGGGTCAATGCCGACAACCGCACCGCAACGGTCGTCGTCGGCCATCCCGACCTGTCTTCCCTACTGGACCAAGCAGATTGGCGGACCATCGCCGCGCAGGCCGACGGTGCCACGATCAGTCTCGACGACGCCGATTACGCACCTGTGGTGCCACGGCCCGGCAAGATCGTGTGTGTGGGATTGAACTATGCCACGCACATCAAGGAGATGGGCCGCGAACTGCCGCAGTATCCGACGCTGTTCGCGAAGTGGGCCGAGGCGCTCACCGGACCGTACGACGACGTCATCGTCCCCGAATACGCTGCCGCCGAACTGGACTGGGAAGCCGAGCTGGCATTCGTCATCGGCAGACAGGCCTACCAGGTGCCCGAAGCCGAAGCCATCGACTACATCGCGGGTTACTCGGTGATCAACGACTACACCATGCGCGACTATCAGTACCGCACGCTGCAATGGGACCAGGGCAAGAATTTCGAGAAGACAAGCGGTTTCGGCCCGTTCCTGGTCACCGACTATCAGCTGGGCACCACCATCGAAGCCCGGTTGGACGGCGAGGTGATGCAGCATGCCAGCACCGACGACCTGGTGTTCACGCCGGCGGCCCTCGTCTCCTACATCAGCCACATCGTCACACTGCAGCCCGGCGACGTCGTCATCACGGGCACCACCGGCGGCGTCGGCCACGCCCGTAAGCCACCACGCCACATCGGCAACGGCCAGACAGTCGAGGTCAGCATCGACGGGTTGGGCACCGTCCGCAACAGGACCATCGTCAAATGA
- the scpB gene encoding methylmalonyl-CoA decarboxylase: MALVQTSLADSIGTIAFDRDSKRNALSAELIAETIAALDDFKTRHVRAVVLRSATAGNVWSAGHDVAELPVADLDPLPYSDPLEQLLRAVKTFPAPVIAMVHGSVWGGACDLVIACDLAYGDETAAFAITPAKLGLPYNVGGFVNFMSRLPLNVVKEMFFSADLIGAERAERAGIVNQIVPAEQLADTVYAMAQTIATRSSAAVAAAKESLRVLAQSVAVDPATFEYLHGLRRDVYFGPDYHEGTQAFLEKRAPKF, translated from the coding sequence GTGGCCCTCGTACAGACCTCGCTCGCCGACAGCATCGGCACCATCGCCTTCGACCGCGACTCCAAGCGCAATGCGCTGTCGGCCGAGCTGATCGCCGAGACCATCGCTGCTCTCGACGATTTCAAGACCCGGCACGTTCGTGCGGTGGTGCTGCGCAGTGCGACAGCCGGCAACGTGTGGTCAGCCGGCCACGATGTCGCGGAATTGCCTGTGGCCGACCTGGATCCGCTGCCCTACAGCGACCCACTGGAGCAACTGCTGCGCGCGGTCAAGACCTTCCCCGCGCCGGTCATCGCCATGGTGCACGGCTCGGTGTGGGGTGGTGCGTGCGATCTCGTGATCGCGTGCGATCTGGCGTACGGCGACGAGACCGCCGCGTTCGCCATCACCCCCGCCAAGCTCGGATTGCCCTACAACGTCGGCGGATTCGTGAACTTCATGAGCCGGCTGCCGCTCAATGTGGTCAAGGAGATGTTTTTCTCCGCCGATCTGATCGGCGCGGAGCGCGCCGAGCGGGCCGGCATCGTCAACCAGATCGTGCCAGCTGAACAATTGGCGGACACCGTATACGCGATGGCGCAGACCATCGCCACGCGATCGTCTGCGGCGGTCGCCGCGGCGAAAGAGTCGCTGCGGGTCCTGGCACAGTCGGTAGCGGTCGATCCTGCGACGTTCGAATATCTCCACGGTCTGCGGCGCGACGTCTACTTCGGCCCCGACTACCACGAAGGAACCCAAGCCTTCCTCGAAAAGCGCGCGCCGAAGTTCTGA
- a CDS encoding zinc finger domain-containing protein, with product MVRDPADVPQIAALGPDALSLDQSALAAALAGESGRIKNVITDQKVIAGIGNAYSDEILHVARLSPFATANKLTEAQLADLHDAMISVLTDAVTRSVGQQAATLKGEKRSGLRVHARTGLPCPVCGDTVREVSFADKSFQYCPTCQTGGKVLADRRMSRLLK from the coding sequence GTGGTCCGTGACCCGGCCGACGTGCCCCAGATCGCGGCGCTCGGGCCCGACGCGTTGTCACTCGATCAGTCCGCGCTGGCCGCCGCGCTCGCCGGCGAGAGCGGCCGCATCAAGAACGTGATCACCGACCAGAAGGTGATCGCCGGGATCGGTAACGCCTACAGCGACGAGATTCTGCACGTGGCTAGGCTGTCGCCCTTCGCGACCGCCAACAAGCTCACCGAGGCCCAGTTGGCCGATCTGCACGATGCGATGATCTCGGTGCTCACCGATGCGGTGACCCGCTCGGTCGGACAGCAGGCCGCCACGCTGAAGGGCGAGAAGCGGTCCGGGCTGCGCGTGCATGCCCGCACCGGGCTGCCCTGCCCCGTGTGCGGGGACACCGTGCGGGAAGTCTCCTTCGCGGACAAGTCTTTTCAGTATTGCCCGACGTGCCAGACCGGCGGCAAGGTGCTGGCCGACCGACGGATGTCACGGCTGCTGAAGTAG
- a CDS encoding maleylpyruvate isomerase family mycothiol-dependent enzyme, protein MSAFADLPRSERLLVARRGTAYFAQRLAELTDDDLDRDTLLTGWTRRHLLAHVGYNAAALCRLLDWAATGVEMPMYESPEARAREIEEGATLSAAALRNLFDHTVARLDEKWRHLPDAAWQAQVRTAQGRVVPAAETVWMRCREVWIHAVDLDNGAQFGDFPDIMLQSLLTDIVGMWRRKNRGDGIVLEVTGMAPVAVSDGPQKQVISGPLASVVRWAAGRGAVGLTDEVPDPPPWL, encoded by the coding sequence ATGAGCGCCTTCGCCGATCTGCCCCGCTCCGAACGTCTGCTGGTCGCCCGGCGCGGAACCGCGTACTTCGCTCAGCGCTTGGCAGAACTGACTGACGACGACCTCGATCGCGACACCCTGCTGACCGGCTGGACCCGTCGGCACTTGCTCGCCCACGTCGGCTATAACGCCGCGGCGTTGTGCCGGTTACTGGACTGGGCTGCCACGGGAGTCGAAATGCCGATGTATGAGTCCCCGGAGGCGCGTGCTCGGGAGATCGAGGAGGGCGCCACGCTCAGCGCGGCGGCGCTGCGAAACCTCTTCGACCACACCGTCGCCCGGCTCGACGAGAAGTGGCGACACCTGCCGGATGCGGCCTGGCAGGCGCAGGTTCGCACGGCCCAGGGCCGCGTCGTGCCCGCCGCAGAGACGGTCTGGATGCGCTGCCGCGAGGTGTGGATCCACGCCGTCGACCTCGACAACGGCGCGCAGTTCGGCGATTTTCCCGACATCATGCTGCAGTCGTTGCTCACCGATATCGTCGGGATGTGGCGCAGAAAGAATCGCGGTGACGGCATCGTGCTCGAGGTGACGGGGATGGCACCGGTCGCGGTCAGCGACGGGCCTCAAAAACAGGTGATCAGCGGACCGCTGGCCTCAGTGGTCCGGTGGGCCGCCGGACGCGGCGCGGTCGGCTTGACCGATGAGGTGCCCGACCCGCCGCCCTGGCTGTAA
- a CDS encoding FUSC family protein: MPDRPAPKPVSHPLRNVFVLNPGPQRFLFALRAGLCMAVPVLVGWATGHTAAGLIATIGGFTSVYGSGRPYLNRGMYLGTVALCFAVAVALGDWAAATPWLAVGTVTVIAMVAALVCNALAIGPPGAYLFVLACAAGTGVATTHLSPLHLAALVLAGGAFAWAVHMAGALVRPRGPERAAAAAAANAIAGYIDTMGDGPAEASARHRAATLLHTAWITLVTYQPVQPKPDDTLYRLRVINRRLHALFAEAMRSADAGRPLPFDGAELARHLATVPADAFVDDHGAEGVPLGRPSAATLLRRAATPGSNSLRLAARVGIAVLIAGAIAGALGISHAYWAMATAVLMLHQGFDWLRTIQRGIERTLGTWLGLGVAGAILALHPQGVWLALVLGALQFTIEMFVVRNYTLAVIFITPAALTIASGGAPVTDLGNLLLARGGDTLIGCAVALLVYWVIERGSPPARLTAAISATLAAVDTAVAHLAAGDVTSPVARTDRRDLQLQAMAMLPAYDIDVGGSATQRAAAERMWPTVVVAEQLAYRTLAACWALEHDGNTEAAADTAADLAEQLSALGLPDQRQ; the protein is encoded by the coding sequence ATGCCGGACCGGCCCGCGCCAAAACCGGTTTCCCACCCGCTGCGCAACGTCTTCGTGCTCAACCCGGGACCGCAGCGGTTTCTGTTCGCGCTGCGCGCCGGGCTGTGTATGGCGGTTCCGGTCCTGGTCGGCTGGGCCACAGGGCACACCGCAGCCGGGCTGATCGCCACCATCGGCGGGTTCACCTCGGTGTACGGCAGCGGCAGACCCTATCTCAACCGGGGCATGTATCTGGGCACGGTGGCGCTGTGCTTCGCGGTCGCCGTGGCACTCGGGGATTGGGCGGCCGCGACGCCGTGGCTGGCGGTGGGAACGGTCACGGTGATCGCGATGGTCGCCGCGCTGGTCTGCAACGCGCTGGCCATCGGACCGCCCGGCGCGTACCTGTTCGTGCTGGCGTGCGCGGCGGGCACCGGCGTGGCCACCACGCACTTGTCGCCGCTGCACCTGGCGGCGCTCGTGCTCGCCGGCGGTGCCTTCGCGTGGGCGGTGCACATGGCGGGAGCGCTCGTGCGTCCGCGCGGCCCGGAACGCGCCGCGGCCGCGGCCGCGGCAAACGCGATCGCCGGGTACATCGACACAATGGGCGATGGGCCCGCCGAAGCCTCCGCCCGGCACCGAGCCGCCACACTGCTGCACACCGCGTGGATCACGCTGGTCACCTACCAGCCGGTGCAGCCCAAACCCGACGACACGCTCTACCGCCTGCGGGTGATCAACCGTCGGCTGCATGCGCTGTTCGCGGAGGCCATGCGTAGCGCCGACGCCGGTCGGCCGCTGCCGTTCGACGGGGCCGAGCTGGCCAGGCATCTGGCCACCGTGCCCGCCGACGCCTTCGTCGACGACCATGGCGCTGAAGGTGTTCCGCTCGGCAGGCCGAGCGCGGCGACGCTGTTGCGCCGGGCCGCGACCCCGGGTTCGAACTCGCTGCGACTGGCCGCCCGCGTCGGAATCGCGGTATTGATCGCCGGTGCCATCGCCGGTGCGCTGGGCATCAGTCACGCGTATTGGGCCATGGCGACCGCGGTGCTGATGCTGCATCAAGGTTTCGACTGGCTGCGCACCATCCAGCGCGGCATCGAACGGACGCTGGGCACCTGGCTCGGACTCGGCGTCGCTGGGGCGATCCTGGCCCTGCACCCGCAGGGAGTGTGGTTGGCCTTGGTGCTGGGCGCGTTGCAGTTCACCATCGAGATGTTCGTGGTGCGCAACTACACCCTGGCCGTCATCTTCATCACGCCCGCAGCGCTGACCATCGCGTCAGGCGGCGCCCCGGTCACCGACCTCGGGAACCTGCTGCTCGCCCGCGGCGGCGACACCCTGATCGGCTGTGCCGTCGCACTTTTGGTGTATTGGGTGATCGAACGCGGCAGTCCGCCTGCCCGACTCACCGCTGCCATCTCCGCCACCCTGGCCGCGGTTGACACGGCCGTCGCCCATCTTGCGGCCGGCGACGTCACCTCACCGGTGGCCCGCACGGACCGCCGGGATCTGCAGCTGCAGGCGATGGCGATGCTGCCCGCGTACGACATCGACGTCGGCGGATCGGCCACGCAACGCGCTGCCGCGGAACGCATGTGGCCCACGGTGGTGGTCGCCGAGCAGCTCGCCTACCGCACCCTGGCGGCGTGCTGGGCGTTGGAACACGATGGCAACACCGAGGCGGCCGCCGACACTGCTGCCGATCTGGCCGAGCAGCTCTCAGCGCTCGGGCTGCCAGACCAGCGACAGTAG
- a CDS encoding cupin domain-containing protein, which produces MAHTAHAESQLSDPELDRLYADFDHAHLNPLWTQLDSLMPGTPSPRAVPFVWKWSTLYPLAQRAGDLVPVGRGGERRAIALANPGLGGAPYLTPTLWAAIQYLGPKETAPEHRHSQNAFRFVVEGDGVWTVVNGDPVAMRRGDLLLTPGWAFHGHHNETDQPMAWLDGLDIPLVHYTDTGFFEFGADGVTDESTPDISRSERLWAHPGLRPLVGLDTRTSSPMAAYRWEHTDAALREQLALEDEGFSATTEPGHAAVRYTNPTTGGDVLPTIRAEFHRLRAGASTRARRDVGSAAYQVFDGSGEFHLGDTTYSVGKGDLIVVPSWVEWSIHADDELDLFTFSDAPVVERLGFHRTITRQGA; this is translated from the coding sequence ATGGCCCACACAGCTCACGCGGAATCCCAGCTCTCCGATCCAGAGCTGGACCGGCTCTACGCCGACTTCGACCACGCTCATCTCAATCCACTGTGGACCCAGTTGGATTCGCTCATGCCCGGCACCCCGAGCCCGCGTGCCGTGCCCTTCGTCTGGAAATGGTCGACGCTGTACCCCTTGGCGCAGCGCGCGGGCGACCTCGTTCCGGTCGGCCGGGGTGGGGAACGCCGAGCCATCGCCCTGGCCAACCCGGGGCTGGGGGGTGCGCCATACCTGACGCCGACGTTGTGGGCCGCGATTCAGTACCTCGGCCCGAAGGAGACCGCGCCCGAGCACCGGCACAGCCAGAACGCGTTCCGGTTCGTCGTCGAAGGGGACGGCGTCTGGACCGTCGTCAACGGTGATCCGGTGGCGATGCGCCGCGGCGACCTGCTGCTCACCCCGGGCTGGGCCTTTCACGGGCACCACAACGAAACCGATCAGCCGATGGCTTGGCTCGACGGTCTCGACATCCCACTCGTGCACTACACCGATACCGGATTTTTCGAGTTCGGCGCCGACGGTGTCACCGACGAATCGACTCCGGACATCTCGCGGTCCGAACGGCTGTGGGCGCATCCGGGGCTCCGCCCGCTCGTCGGCCTCGACACCAGGACCAGCTCACCGATGGCCGCCTACCGCTGGGAGCACACCGACGCCGCCCTTCGCGAGCAACTCGCACTCGAAGACGAAGGCTTCAGTGCCACAACCGAACCCGGCCACGCCGCGGTGCGCTACACCAACCCGACCACCGGTGGTGATGTGTTGCCCACCATCCGCGCGGAATTCCACCGGCTCCGTGCAGGCGCGTCAACACGCGCACGCCGCGACGTCGGATCGGCGGCATATCAGGTCTTCGACGGCTCCGGCGAATTCCACCTCGGCGACACCACGTATTCCGTTGGCAAGGGGGACCTGATCGTCGTGCCGTCCTGGGTCGAATGGTCCATCCACGCTGACGATGAACTCGATCTCTTCACATTCTCCGACGCTCCGGTGGTCGAGCGCCTCGGATTCCACCGCACCATCACCCGACAAGGAGCCTGA